Proteins encoded in a region of the Devosia sp. RR2S18 genome:
- a CDS encoding ABC transporter ATP-binding protein — protein MTTSTLFVRDLNIDYIGAETDFHAVKNVSFDIKPGEFFGLAGESGCGKSTIAFAISRLHRPPALIRKGSQILVKDRDVLELDDDALRRFRWREVAMVFQSAMNSLNPVLTIEDQFYDVLHTHTGMGRAEARARAAELLKLVDISPDRLASYPHQCSGGMRQRIVIAICLALNPKLLIMDEPTTALDVVVQREILQRIDVLRKQLGFSVLFITHDLGLMVQVSDRIGIMLEGELVEVNDAQTIYRTPQHDYTRRLWASMPKLHGEQIGREPGA, from the coding sequence ATGACCACGTCCACGCTTTTTGTTCGCGACCTCAACATCGACTATATCGGCGCCGAAACCGATTTCCACGCGGTCAAGAATGTCAGCTTCGACATCAAGCCCGGCGAGTTCTTCGGTCTGGCCGGCGAGTCCGGCTGCGGCAAGTCCACCATCGCTTTCGCCATCAGCCGCCTCCACCGCCCGCCGGCCCTGATCCGCAAGGGCAGTCAGATTCTGGTCAAAGACCGCGATGTTCTCGAGCTCGACGATGATGCGCTCCGCCGCTTCCGCTGGCGGGAAGTGGCCATGGTGTTTCAAAGCGCCATGAACTCGCTCAATCCGGTGCTGACCATAGAGGATCAGTTCTACGACGTGCTGCACACCCATACCGGCATGGGCCGTGCCGAGGCGCGCGCCCGCGCCGCCGAACTCCTCAAGCTTGTCGACATCTCGCCCGATCGGCTCGCCAGCTACCCGCACCAGTGTTCTGGCGGCATGCGGCAGCGCATCGTCATCGCCATTTGCCTCGCGCTCAATCCAAAGCTCTTGATCATGGACGAGCCGACCACCGCGCTCGACGTGGTGGTGCAGCGCGAAATCCTGCAGCGCATCGACGTGCTGCGCAAGCAATTGGGATTTTCGGTGCTGTTCATCACCCACGATCTGGGCCTGATGGTGCAGGTCAGCGACCGCATCGGGATCATGCTGGAAGGTGAACTGGTCGAGGTCAACGATGCCCAGACCATCTATCGCACGCCCCAGCACGACTATACACGGCGCCTCTGGGCCTCCATGCCCAAGCTTCATGGTGAACAAATCGGCCGGGAGCCAGGCGCATGA
- a CDS encoding ABC transporter ATP-binding protein has product MSDPILALDNVSKIFGRADKPIYAARAVSFGLHAGRTKALVGESGSGKTTAARLIMREYHPDDGRLLFKGEALGQASAKAIKAYRASVQMVFQDPFSSLNPTHTIRYHLERPLQLHQRQLNGSQRRAAIEALLERVKLDPKLIMPKFPHELSGGQRQRISIARALAVNPQVIVADEPTSMLDVSVRLGILNLLNDMKRHDNLALLYITHDIATARFVAEDIMVMYAGQIVEWGATESVLGNPQHPYTRLLLAAVPDPDRRFGDAPPEELQQLDFIRRQAALPQPAIRQVAANHHIRPMPG; this is encoded by the coding sequence ATGAGCGACCCTATTCTTGCGCTCGACAACGTATCGAAGATCTTTGGCCGCGCCGACAAGCCGATCTACGCAGCCCGCGCTGTTTCTTTCGGGCTGCATGCCGGGCGCACGAAGGCTTTGGTGGGCGAATCGGGTTCTGGCAAGACCACGGCCGCGCGCCTCATCATGCGCGAATACCATCCCGATGACGGACGCCTGCTCTTTAAGGGCGAGGCGCTGGGCCAGGCCAGCGCCAAAGCCATCAAGGCTTATCGCGCCTCGGTACAGATGGTGTTCCAGGATCCGTTCTCGTCGCTCAACCCAACGCACACCATTCGCTATCATCTTGAGCGCCCCCTGCAGCTGCATCAAAGGCAGCTGAACGGCTCGCAACGCCGTGCTGCCATTGAGGCACTGCTGGAGCGCGTCAAGCTCGACCCCAAGCTGATCATGCCGAAATTCCCGCATGAACTCTCGGGCGGTCAGCGCCAGCGCATCAGCATTGCCCGGGCCCTTGCGGTCAACCCGCAGGTCATCGTGGCGGATGAACCGACCTCCATGCTCGACGTCTCGGTGCGTCTCGGCATTCTCAACCTGCTCAACGACATGAAACGGCACGACAATCTCGCGCTTCTCTACATCACCCACGATATCGCCACCGCACGCTTTGTCGCCGAAGACATCATGGTCATGTATGCCGGGCAGATCGTTGAATGGGGCGCCACCGAAAGCGTGCTCGGCAATCCCCAGCACCCCTATACCCGCCTTCTGCTCGCCGCCGTTCCCGATCCGGATCGCCGGTTCGGCGATGCGCCGCCGGAGGAGCTCCAACAGCTCGACTTCATTCGCCGCCAGGCCGCCTTGCCGCAGCCCGCGATACGCCAGGTGGCTGCCAACCACCATATACGCCCAATGCCCGGCTGA
- a CDS encoding DUF1028 domain-containing protein, whose amino-acid sequence MTFSIVARDPGTGALGVATATGGPVVGSLVPHARAGVGAIATQAMTNPFYGLEGLDLLASGSDPEAALDRLVEDDAARDQRQCIIVDGKGHTAAWTGPACISYAGALMAPGIVAAGNMLVGPEVITALLLGFELTEGALEDRLIGALRRANAAGGDVRGIRSAALKVYIGQSYPAVDLRSDWSLNPLEDLAVILAETRAPGYADFFRDVPSR is encoded by the coding sequence TTGACCTTTTCCATCGTTGCACGAGATCCGGGCACTGGCGCATTGGGCGTAGCCACAGCCACTGGTGGACCGGTTGTTGGCTCATTGGTGCCGCACGCCCGGGCCGGTGTTGGCGCGATTGCGACCCAGGCCATGACCAACCCGTTCTATGGCTTGGAGGGGCTGGATCTGCTGGCGAGTGGCAGCGATCCGGAGGCGGCTCTGGACCGGCTGGTTGAGGACGATGCAGCACGAGATCAGCGGCAATGCATCATTGTGGACGGCAAGGGGCACACTGCCGCCTGGACCGGGCCCGCATGCATCTCCTACGCTGGCGCTTTGATGGCACCGGGCATTGTCGCCGCGGGAAACATGCTGGTGGGTCCAGAAGTCATAACGGCGCTGCTGCTTGGCTTCGAGCTGACAGAGGGTGCCCTTGAGGACCGCCTTATCGGTGCCTTGCGGCGTGCCAATGCAGCCGGCGGTGATGTGCGGGGCATTCGGTCGGCAGCTCTCAAGGTCTACATTGGACAGAGCTATCCAGCTGTTGATCTCCGCTCTGACTGGTCGCTCAACCCGCTAGAGGATCTCGCAGTCATCCTCGCCGAAACCCGGGCGCCCGGCTATGCCGACTTCTTCCGGGACGTGCCAAGCCGATAG
- a CDS encoding ABC transporter substrate-binding protein, which produces MTAKWRGVAALALATALALSGPANAQTPPNVLVVGQIAEPQSLDPHVSTATNDFRIAVNIYDGLVRNKPGTLEIEPALATDWSVSEDGLTYTFNLREGVTFHDGSPFNAEAVKFNFDRMLDESHPFHETGPFPLSFQFSAVEEVTVIDDNTVEFTLNEPFAPFLSNLASPTGLIVSPAAVEQHGADYGRNPSGTGAFKFEEWQANQRVVASRNENYWDGAAPLEAVVFRPITDANTRVAEMLSGGIDVLLETPPDNVANFATDDSFIVHETTGPHVWYVMLNMKEGPFTDQRVRQAVNYAVNKESLVNDVLQGTATVSAGPIPSAFNWAHNEAVKPYPYDPERARDLLAEADAEGAELTFFVTEGGSGMLDPVPMGTAIQADLAAVGLDVNIETYEWNTFLAEVNPGLEGKADMAEMAWMTTDPDTLPFLTLRTGAWPEEGGFNSSYYSNPEVDELLDRARTSTDQEERGELYRQVQEIVHEDAPWLFVANWQQNAVTSAAVGDFQLQPDFSLVLRDVTKQ; this is translated from the coding sequence ATGACTGCAAAATGGAGGGGCGTAGCAGCCCTGGCTCTTGCGACAGCATTGGCGCTGTCTGGTCCTGCCAACGCGCAAACACCGCCCAATGTTCTCGTCGTCGGCCAAATCGCCGAACCGCAATCGCTCGATCCGCATGTCTCTACGGCCACCAACGACTTCCGCATCGCGGTCAACATCTATGACGGTCTGGTCCGCAACAAGCCTGGCACGCTTGAGATCGAACCGGCTCTGGCGACCGACTGGAGCGTGTCCGAAGATGGCCTCACCTACACCTTCAATCTGCGAGAAGGCGTGACCTTCCACGACGGGTCGCCATTCAATGCCGAGGCAGTGAAGTTCAACTTTGACCGCATGCTCGACGAGAGCCACCCCTTCCACGAGACGGGCCCATTCCCGCTGTCGTTCCAGTTCTCGGCGGTCGAAGAGGTCACCGTCATCGACGACAACACTGTCGAGTTCACGCTCAACGAACCGTTTGCGCCCTTCCTCTCCAATCTCGCCTCCCCCACCGGGCTCATTGTTTCCCCTGCGGCCGTCGAGCAGCATGGTGCCGATTATGGCCGCAATCCCTCTGGCACCGGCGCCTTCAAGTTCGAAGAGTGGCAGGCCAATCAGCGGGTGGTGGCCTCGCGCAATGAGAACTATTGGGATGGCGCAGCGCCGCTCGAAGCGGTGGTCTTCCGTCCCATTACCGATGCCAATACCCGGGTCGCCGAGATGCTCTCGGGTGGCATCGACGTACTGCTGGAAACACCACCGGACAATGTGGCGAACTTCGCCACCGATGACAGTTTCATCGTGCACGAAACGACCGGCCCGCATGTCTGGTACGTCATGCTCAACATGAAGGAAGGCCCTTTCACCGACCAGCGGGTACGCCAGGCGGTGAACTACGCCGTGAACAAGGAGAGCCTCGTCAACGACGTCCTCCAGGGCACCGCCACGGTTTCGGCCGGCCCCATTCCCTCGGCTTTCAACTGGGCCCACAACGAAGCGGTCAAGCCCTACCCCTATGATCCCGAGCGTGCCCGCGACCTTTTGGCCGAAGCGGACGCCGAGGGCGCCGAGCTGACCTTCTTTGTGACCGAAGGTGGATCGGGCATGCTGGACCCGGTCCCAATGGGAACCGCGATCCAGGCAGACCTCGCTGCCGTCGGTCTCGACGTCAACATCGAGACCTATGAGTGGAACACCTTCCTGGCTGAAGTGAACCCCGGCCTCGAGGGCAAGGCGGACATGGCAGAGATGGCTTGGATGACAACCGATCCCGACACCCTGCCCTTCCTGACGCTCCGCACCGGAGCCTGGCCGGAGGAAGGCGGCTTCAATTCGTCCTACTACTCCAATCCTGAAGTGGACGAACTGCTGGACCGGGCCCGCACCTCGACCGATCAGGAGGAACGCGGCGAGCTCTACCGGCAGGTGCAGGAAATCGTTCATGAGGACGCGCCCTGGCTCTTCGTCGCCAACTGGCAGCAAAACGCGGTGACCAGCGCGGCAGTGGGCGATTTCCAGCTGCAGCCGGACTTCAGCCTCGTGCTGCGCGACGTCACCAAGCAATAG
- a CDS encoding ABC transporter permease, protein MTGYIVRRLLTAVPVILGLSVIVFLIMAMIPGDPALAILGSYATPENVDRINRALGLDRSLPEQYFIWITNLVQGDFGRSYILNRPVLDEVLERFGATMILAGTALVLCSILGLLTGIASAVRQFGWTDRILTFFVLIGISMPAFWLGLIFIFFFAVQWRLLPASGMYAVYGGGDLPDLLRHLILPAATLAIVATGVIARLTRAAMLEVLRQDFVRTARAKGLSERKVIYRHAFRAALVSIIPVIGVQAGFVLGGSVYIETVFQWPGLGAMLVKAVSTRDLLLVQGGVLVAATAYVLVNLATDVAQAMLDPRLKA, encoded by the coding sequence ATGACTGGCTATATTGTCCGACGCCTTCTCACAGCCGTGCCGGTGATCCTGGGGTTGTCGGTGATCGTCTTCCTCATCATGGCGATGATCCCCGGCGATCCGGCTCTGGCGATCCTGGGCTCCTATGCAACGCCCGAGAATGTCGACCGCATCAACCGGGCGTTGGGGCTCGATCGCTCGCTACCCGAGCAGTACTTCATCTGGATCACCAACCTTGTCCAGGGTGACTTCGGCCGCTCCTACATCCTCAACCGCCCCGTGCTCGATGAAGTGCTGGAGCGCTTTGGTGCTACAATGATCCTGGCCGGCACGGCGCTCGTCCTGTGCTCCATACTGGGCCTGCTCACCGGCATCGCTTCAGCCGTGCGCCAGTTTGGCTGGACCGATCGCATCCTGACCTTCTTTGTGCTGATCGGCATTTCCATGCCCGCCTTCTGGCTCGGCCTGATCTTTATCTTCTTCTTTGCCGTGCAGTGGCGTCTCCTCCCCGCCTCGGGCATGTATGCCGTTTATGGCGGCGGCGACCTGCCTGACCTCCTGCGCCACCTTATTCTCCCGGCCGCGACCCTGGCCATTGTTGCAACCGGCGTCATCGCCCGCCTCACCCGTGCTGCCATGCTCGAGGTGCTGCGGCAGGATTTCGTGCGGACAGCACGCGCCAAGGGCTTGTCGGAACGCAAGGTGATCTATCGCCATGCTTTTCGCGCAGCGCTTGTCTCCATCATTCCCGTCATCGGGGTTCAGGCCGGGTTCGTTCTGGGCGGCTCGGTTTACATCGAGACGGTGTTCCAGTGGCCAGGCCTGGGCGCCATGTTGGTCAAGGCCGTCTCGACGCGTGATCTCCTCTTGGTACAAGGTGGTGTGCTCGTGGCGGCGACCGCCTATGTGCTGGTTAATCTGGCGACCGACGTTGCCCAGGCCATGCTCGACCCGAGGCTCAAGGCATGA
- a CDS encoding dipeptide/oligopeptide/nickel ABC transporter permease/ATP-binding protein, with translation MTDIPLPLPVKTHARLSSWQLLMSNRMAAGGLFLLGAILLLAALAPILPLPDPDLTDQPNRLLPPFSPGHLLGTDHLGRDILARLLWGTQVSILVGLSATLIAAFFGSLIGLVAGYVGGHTDNVMMRLIDMLMAFPYILLALAIVAVLGPGLLNALYAIALVNIPFFARNIRGVVLSTRHREFIDAARLSGKSHPEILFTEVLPNVLPVIVITMSTTVGWMILETAGLSFLGLGAQPPTSDLGSMLGQGRAQLFTAPHVSMIPGLMIFALVMSINLLGDGVRDVLDPRLRSGALSRPMSVTTIDRKITPAPTRPYSDLLEVEHLETGFRASGGTVPAVRGVSFRLGKGECLGLIGESGSGKSVTALSLLGLVPSPPGVISGGAVYLEGTDLLSLPQGQMIAQRGARVSYVFQDPLTTLHPLLSVGDQVAEAITAHQPVGKREAMARAVSLMETVGIRDAQHRASAYPHELSGGQRQRIGIAMALANDPDVIIADEPTTALDVTVQARILDLLQDLRRSRGLALLLITHDFGVVAGVCDRVAVMKEGEIVEQGPTPSVLGAPQHDYTRRLIACVPELGEGRLFLDKVRPLFAAAEARA, from the coding sequence ATGACCGATATTCCTCTGCCGCTTCCCGTAAAGACCCACGCGCGGCTCTCAAGCTGGCAATTGCTGATGAGCAACCGGATGGCTGCCGGCGGCCTCTTCCTGCTTGGGGCCATCCTCCTGCTTGCAGCTTTGGCGCCAATCCTGCCGCTGCCCGACCCCGACCTCACCGATCAGCCCAACCGGCTCCTGCCGCCGTTCTCACCCGGGCACCTTCTCGGCACCGACCATCTCGGCCGTGACATCCTGGCCCGCCTGCTTTGGGGCACCCAGGTTTCCATCCTTGTTGGGCTCAGCGCCACTCTGATCGCGGCGTTCTTCGGCTCACTCATTGGGCTGGTCGCGGGCTATGTCGGCGGACACACCGACAATGTCATGATGCGCCTGATCGATATGCTGATGGCGTTTCCCTACATTCTCCTGGCGCTCGCCATTGTTGCAGTGCTCGGTCCGGGGCTGCTCAACGCGCTCTACGCCATCGCCTTGGTCAACATTCCCTTCTTTGCCCGCAATATCCGCGGCGTCGTTCTTTCGACCCGCCATCGCGAGTTTATCGACGCGGCGCGCCTCTCCGGCAAAAGCCATCCGGAAATCCTCTTTACCGAGGTCCTGCCCAACGTCCTGCCGGTGATCGTCATCACCATGTCCACCACTGTGGGTTGGATGATCCTTGAAACCGCGGGCCTCTCCTTCCTCGGCCTTGGCGCCCAGCCACCCACTTCCGATCTCGGCTCCATGCTGGGCCAGGGCCGCGCGCAGCTCTTCACCGCGCCACATGTATCGATGATCCCCGGCCTCATGATCTTTGCACTGGTCATGAGCATCAACCTGCTCGGTGATGGGGTGCGCGATGTGCTCGATCCGCGACTCCGCTCCGGTGCCCTCAGCCGCCCCATGTCTGTCACGACCATAGATCGAAAGATCACGCCGGCGCCGACGCGCCCTTACTCTGACCTGCTGGAAGTGGAGCATCTGGAGACCGGTTTCCGCGCCAGCGGCGGCACTGTACCGGCGGTAAGAGGCGTGAGCTTCCGCTTAGGCAAGGGCGAATGCCTGGGCCTGATCGGGGAGAGCGGATCGGGCAAGAGCGTAACGGCCCTCTCGCTGCTCGGGCTTGTCCCCTCTCCTCCGGGCGTCATCAGCGGCGGCGCTGTTTATCTGGAGGGAACCGACCTCCTGTCTCTTCCGCAAGGCCAGATGATCGCGCAGCGGGGAGCGCGGGTGTCTTATGTCTTCCAGGATCCGCTCACGACACTGCATCCGCTGCTGTCGGTGGGCGACCAGGTCGCCGAGGCTATTACCGCGCATCAGCCGGTCGGCAAGCGGGAGGCCATGGCGCGCGCCGTCTCACTAATGGAGACCGTGGGTATTCGCGATGCGCAACACCGCGCCAGTGCGTACCCACACGAACTCTCAGGCGGGCAGCGCCAGCGCATCGGCATCGCCATGGCACTCGCCAATGATCCTGACGTCATCATTGCTGACGAGCCCACCACGGCGCTCGACGTCACGGTACAGGCGCGTATTCTCGATCTGCTGCAAGACCTCCGCCGCAGTCGTGGCCTGGCCCTCCTTCTCATCACCCATGATTTTGGCGTCGTGGCCGGCGTTTGCGACCGCGTAGCCGTGATGAAGGAGGGGGAGATCGTTGAACAAGGTCCCACCCCATCAGTGCTGGGTGCCCCGCAACACGACTACACCAGGCGTCTTATCGCCTGCGTCCCCGAACTCGGCGAGGGCCGCTTGTTCCTCGACAAGGTGCGCCCGCTCTTTGCAGCGGCGGAGGCCCGGGCATGA
- a CDS encoding ATP-binding cassette domain-containing protein, with amino-acid sequence MTDAIAIDQVNKIFGGGRTFFGRERRALHAVRDVTLSVRDGETLAVVGESGSGKSTLARMLVGLERPTSGSITIAGKSAADLRSEGAPAFGRIIQYVFQDPIASLNPRKTIDRILDVPLRRLARLDAAAGAARKRQLLDAVQMPSNTLERFPHEFSGGQAQRIAIARALAADARILVLDEPVSALDVSVQAQVLLLLDELKREFGLSYLFISHDLAVVESVADRVAVMYLGEVVETGDAWQIFAAPAHDYTRNLLASAPRLAPTHPA; translated from the coding sequence ATGACCGACGCCATTGCCATCGACCAGGTGAACAAGATCTTTGGCGGCGGCCGCACCTTCTTTGGCCGGGAGCGCCGGGCCCTTCATGCTGTGCGTGACGTGACCCTTTCGGTGCGCGACGGCGAGACGCTGGCTGTCGTGGGCGAAAGCGGATCGGGTAAATCCACCTTGGCGCGCATGCTGGTGGGCCTCGAGCGTCCGACTTCAGGCAGCATTACCATTGCCGGCAAGAGCGCGGCTGATTTGCGCTCTGAGGGCGCTCCGGCCTTCGGCCGCATAATTCAATATGTGTTTCAAGACCCAATCGCTTCCCTTAATCCCCGCAAGACCATCGACAGGATACTCGACGTGCCGCTCCGACGCCTCGCCCGCCTGGATGCCGCTGCCGGAGCGGCGCGCAAGCGGCAATTGCTTGATGCAGTGCAGATGCCGTCGAACACGCTGGAGCGCTTTCCCCATGAGTTCTCCGGAGGGCAGGCCCAGCGCATTGCCATCGCTCGAGCGCTGGCTGCGGACGCGCGCATCCTTGTTCTGGACGAGCCGGTAAGCGCACTCGACGTTTCCGTTCAGGCCCAGGTCCTCCTGCTGCTTGACGAGCTGAAGCGCGAGTTCGGCCTTTCCTACCTCTTCATCAGTCATGATCTGGCCGTTGTGGAATCGGTCGCCGACCGCGTCGCCGTCATGTATCTGGGCGAAGTCGTCGAGACCGGTGACGCCTGGCAGATATTTGCCGCCCCCGCCCACGACTACACCCGCAATCTTCTCGCCAGTGCGCCGCGCCTCGCGCCCACTCACCCAGCCTGA
- a CDS encoding FadR/GntR family transcriptional regulator: MTSINTIADLPDLAAPAAKRKRTDEIVDAIKRMIVEHGLEPGDRLPQERELMAQFEAGKSTVREALKGLEVQGLIRVRTGPGGGAFIERMSEGRAMSLLSNFLFAKDLSIANIYAMRKVLEPLVAADAVELIDETGFQRLGEIIAIYDHEPADAQERWHQRMAELDFHGVVAEYSSNPALAFTCRFLQRLLKDLTVCQDIYQQPEPVLRSSGIQHQRDLIAAMRRKDKQAVQAIMTEHMQEAEQHMLDLQARLEDRFLEETRHGATRSRKAVAR, from the coding sequence ATGACCTCAATCAACACCATCGCAGATCTGCCTGACCTTGCAGCACCCGCTGCCAAGCGCAAGCGTACCGACGAGATCGTGGACGCCATCAAGCGCATGATTGTCGAGCACGGGCTCGAGCCCGGAGACCGCCTCCCCCAGGAGCGCGAGCTCATGGCCCAGTTCGAAGCGGGCAAGAGCACCGTGCGCGAGGCTCTCAAGGGCCTCGAGGTTCAAGGTTTGATCCGCGTTCGCACCGGTCCTGGCGGCGGGGCCTTCATCGAGCGCATGTCGGAAGGCCGGGCCATGAGCCTTCTGTCCAACTTCCTTTTCGCCAAGGATCTGAGCATCGCCAACATCTACGCCATGCGAAAGGTGCTTGAGCCACTTGTCGCCGCTGATGCAGTCGAGCTGATCGATGAGACCGGTTTCCAGCGTCTCGGCGAGATCATTGCCATCTATGACCATGAGCCAGCCGATGCCCAAGAACGCTGGCACCAGCGCATGGCCGAACTCGACTTCCATGGCGTGGTTGCCGAATATTCGAGCAATCCCGCGCTCGCTTTCACCTGCCGCTTTCTCCAGCGGCTCCTCAAAGATCTGACGGTCTGCCAGGATATCTACCAGCAGCCCGAACCAGTACTGCGCAGCTCCGGCATTCAGCACCAGCGCGATCTGATTGCGGCCATGCGGCGCAAGGACAAGCAAGCGGTCCAGGCGATCATGACCGAGCACATGCAGGAGGCCGAACAGCATATGCTCGATCTTCAGGCTCGGCTGGAGGATCGTTTTCTGGAGGAGACCCGGCACGGGGCCACCAGGTCACGAAAGGCCGTGGCGCGATGA
- a CDS encoding osmoprotectant NAGGN system M42 family peptidase: MIDQTYLLDKLSALLRTPSPVGMTDAATALVAGWLRDLGYSPQFTRRGVLFVTIGAGSPQRALAAHLDTLGAMVTELKDNGRLALRNTGTWAARFAEDARVSVFTDTGQARGTILPLKASGHRFNTDVDTQEASWDNLEIRLDLPVYNRADLEAAGFNVGDMVAVDAQPEVVEGFIVSRHLDDKAGCAALLAALKAFKDRDVLPAVPCQVMFTIAEEIGIGGTHGFGPDVQELVAIDNSVSGPNQATRDDSLAIAMRDRQGPFDTALTRHLLSLCQINSIPHVRDTFRHYRSDSAAAVEAGWDLRVGLACFALDSSHGWERTHIASLVALARLICAYVESPLVPLPAETYEASRD; encoded by the coding sequence ATGATCGACCAGACCTACCTCCTTGATAAGTTGAGTGCGCTGCTGCGCACGCCCAGTCCGGTGGGCATGACCGACGCGGCCACCGCTCTCGTTGCCGGTTGGCTGCGGGACCTTGGCTATTCACCTCAGTTCACCCGGCGGGGCGTTCTGTTCGTCACCATTGGAGCGGGCAGCCCGCAGCGAGCACTGGCAGCTCACCTGGACACCCTTGGCGCCATGGTCACCGAGCTCAAGGACAATGGGCGCCTCGCCCTGCGCAACACCGGCACCTGGGCCGCGCGTTTCGCCGAGGACGCACGCGTTTCGGTCTTCACCGACACGGGCCAGGCACGCGGCACCATTCTGCCCCTAAAGGCTTCCGGACACCGCTTCAACACTGATGTCGATACCCAAGAAGCCAGCTGGGACAATCTTGAAATCCGACTGGACCTGCCGGTCTATAACCGCGCCGATCTGGAGGCTGCGGGTTTCAATGTCGGTGACATGGTAGCGGTGGACGCCCAGCCAGAAGTCGTTGAGGGTTTCATCGTCTCCCGGCATCTGGACGACAAGGCCGGCTGCGCTGCACTTCTTGCCGCTCTCAAGGCGTTCAAGGACCGCGACGTCTTGCCCGCAGTGCCGTGCCAGGTGATGTTCACAATTGCCGAGGAGATCGGCATCGGCGGCACGCATGGTTTCGGGCCGGACGTACAGGAACTGGTTGCCATCGACAATTCCGTTTCTGGCCCGAACCAGGCAACCCGCGATGACTCCCTGGCTATTGCCATGCGCGATCGGCAGGGGCCATTCGACACCGCTCTCACCCGCCACCTGCTTTCATTATGCCAGATCAACAGCATTCCCCATGTCAGAGACACCTTTCGCCACTATCGCTCCGATAGTGCAGCTGCCGTGGAGGCCGGCTGGGATCTGCGCGTCGGGCTCGCCTGTTTTGCCCTCGACAGCTCACATGGCTGGGAACGCACCCATATTGCCTCGCTCGTTGCCTTAGCCCGACTGATCTGCGCCTATGTCGAAAGTCCTCTTGTGCCGCTCCCGGCCGAGACATACGAGGCGAGCCGGGACTAG
- a CDS encoding MFS transporter translates to MTTGTGALLLLALGHTISNLVRTLPAVSTDVIAESFSVSPGEVAAMTGVYHLAFAAGQIPVGVALDRYGVKSVFMVLIATIAAGALLTALASNPAAFLLGQAVLGLGCSGMLLCPLTYAAKSLSSANFALWSALVLAVGNSGMLLSASPMAYLIEVAGWQPAFLVSSVLALSLALFAWLALPADRGAPSADRDAGSEFRQVVRIGLSPVLRGVICLAFVSFAVVIGIRGMWAGPWLMEVKGMDRVGAGNVMLVLTVMLITMPMVISLVDRRVQRKGALLIGGHLLAGAVLVALCLGAELPVSYDIVLLVIFGIAVSVQPLLFALGRQSVDTADAGKALAAVNLAFFAGAAAIQALSAPVEWLGGVGGVIAFLGALSFLGALVFWCIGGRAHRE, encoded by the coding sequence ATGACCACTGGAACAGGGGCGCTGCTGCTGCTGGCGCTCGGGCACACCATTTCCAATCTCGTACGCACCCTCCCGGCGGTCTCGACCGATGTCATCGCCGAGAGTTTTTCGGTGTCGCCCGGCGAGGTCGCCGCCATGACTGGTGTTTACCACCTTGCCTTTGCGGCAGGGCAAATCCCGGTCGGCGTTGCGCTTGACCGCTACGGCGTCAAGAGCGTCTTCATGGTGCTGATCGCCACCATCGCCGCAGGTGCTTTGTTGACTGCACTCGCTTCGAATCCGGCAGCTTTTCTGCTGGGCCAGGCCGTGCTGGGGCTGGGGTGTTCGGGTATGCTACTGTGCCCCCTCACCTACGCGGCCAAATCTCTGAGCAGCGCCAACTTTGCGCTCTGGTCCGCCCTGGTCCTGGCAGTGGGCAATAGCGGCATGCTGCTGTCAGCCAGTCCCATGGCCTATCTGATCGAAGTGGCTGGTTGGCAGCCTGCCTTCCTGGTGTCGTCTGTCCTGGCCTTGAGCCTTGCCCTTTTTGCTTGGCTGGCTCTTCCGGCCGATCGGGGCGCACCTTCGGCGGATCGCGATGCCGGCTCGGAATTCCGGCAGGTGGTGAGAATCGGCCTCTCACCTGTCCTGCGTGGGGTCATTTGCCTGGCCTTTGTTTCCTTTGCCGTGGTTATCGGCATACGCGGCATGTGGGCGGGCCCATGGCTCATGGAGGTCAAGGGTATGGACCGTGTCGGCGCGGGCAATGTGATGCTCGTGCTGACTGTGATGCTGATCACCATGCCCATGGTGATCAGCCTTGTGGACCGGCGTGTCCAGAGGAAAGGCGCTCTGCTGATAGGGGGACATCTGCTGGCCGGGGCCGTGCTTGTCGCCCTTTGTTTGGGAGCCGAACTGCCGGTGAGTTACGATATCGTGTTGCTGGTCATCTTCGGTATTGCTGTGTCGGTGCAGCCGCTGCTTTTTGCCTTGGGCCGCCAGTCAGTTGACACCGCCGATGCCGGCAAGGCCCTTGCCGCGGTCAATCTGGCGTTCTTTGCCGGGGCGGCGGCGATCCAGGCCTTGTCCGCACCCGTCGAGTGGCTCGGAGGCGTGGGTGGGGTCATCGCCTTTTTGGGCGCGTTGTCGTTTCTGGGGGCACTGGTCTTCTGGTGCATTGGTGGTCGGGCCCACCGAGAATGA